The Capsicum annuum cultivar UCD-10X-F1 chromosome 3, UCD10Xv1.1, whole genome shotgun sequence genomic sequence AATCATGATATTCGGTTTGATATATATAAGGGCCGAAGTATAATCATGATATTCGGTTTGATATATGTAAATAAAGCTTAACAACTTTTTTATTTCAGTAGAATAGAATGCAACTCttcaacttttttcaaaattcaaacagCATATATAGTATAACGTATAgtactacatatatatatatatatatatatatctagcttaCATAACAGAGGCATGCACTAGCCAAAACTCAAGCAACATTATCTCTAAGGGAGTGTTGCAATTATTATTATGCCCAAGAGGGGCAACAAAGACATTGCAAAATATTCTAATATTGGAATTTGATGTTTTGATCAAAATTTCCATACACTAAAGTAGTAGAGTAATATTCTTCAAGGGTGATTGCCACCTCTCTTTCTTGGATCATGCCTGGGATTAGGTCCTGCATAGTCATAATCTAACACTGCATCCACCCCCATCAACTTTCTTGGTATTTCTCTCATCTTCTGAACAAATTttgcaacaaaaaataattttaactactCAGCAAAATGGCCTTTCCTTGAATTGTATCTTCAGTGGCAATTCGTACAGATATTTTGATTTagggagaaaagaaaaatagatgtgTTTTCACAAGGAAAAAATAGGAAGCTTCTCAGTGTTTCAATGAGAATCTGTTTTTCACCATGCATTTTCCCAGTGAGCTGATTTGTTATATAGGAAATGGAtggaaaaatcatgttttataaCACAAATTTTCTATTGATTCGCGGTGGGAAAAGTCTGTGTTTCTAGTAGTGAATTTTTGTCctgaaaatatattttctatgtatatactatatatgtaCTAACAATAATATTAAGGTTAAAGAAGCATATGAATCTAAGCAATCTTCTATTCTCTTGTTATATTGACAAATTCAAAAACGAAACGAGGAAAAAACATacgaaggaaaaaaaattatatataagctGTGAGAAATACaagtttttaacttttaaatatatTAGAAAATCGAAGAGTGTCTTAATGAAACTTTTGAGTGTTTAAAATCGATGATACGTCTAAATATTGGTTGGAGCAAGTAATATATATGATGTGAAGAATTAGTATAGTTGTACTAAAAATGACTTCCATTCCGTCTTTGTTTTTTTCCCCTTAtgtatagaatttttttttcctcatAACCAAACACTCAAAAATTAGTTCCTCATATGAAATATATTTCACAAAAAATGACTTCCGTCGTACAAAATCTCTAATACCTTTTGAAATTTGTGAATACGGTTTACGTCAGTTCCCAAGCCTTCAACAGTACCTAAATAATGCAAAAGGAAACAAGATTAATCGAAATTATATAATACTACATTTTAAGCTACATGCTAGTGGGGAAATTAAAGGTTAATTGTCATTTTTAGCAAAATAACATCTTAATATATGTATACTCCctacattttaatttgtttggtcGAAAATATAgaatacttttgaatcttgtagtccTAATTTAAAGATATGTCCAATGTACTAAAATGACATTTAATCTTGTGGCCGTAAACATGTCACGTGGAAAGTTGGATCGAAGAGTTGCTTAAGTGGATAAAGGGAtcttttaaacggactaaaaagaaaagtaaggtcCAACTAATTGAAACGGAAGGAGTATCTAAATTACCTGATGACACAAAGATGAGAAATAAAACAAGTAGAACAAAAGCTTTGGAAGTGGATTTCATGGTTGTGTGCTTATTCAGTTTCTACTATGAGCTGACTTAGCTAAATTAGTAGAATAGAATAGAAGTTGAGAATTGGAGTGAGAGTAGTGAAGGGCTTTTTATTGTGAGTTTTGAAGAGGGGAGGGGAGGGGAGGGGAGGGGGTGTGTTGATGGTGCATCCCACCCATTAGGGGTATACAATCATGATGAGTTGCAATACCTATACGCCACAAACAATAAGTCAAAGTTGCACTAATATGATACCTAATTTACTACATATCTAACATGTTACATCAACCATAGAGCCAACACTAGTGCACCTTATTAACATGCTGCCATCCGTCAATGAAGTCGGTGAAAATCATAAAAGATAGAGTTTCAAATcttaaaagaaatgaaaaatgcTACGTGATTCCTTCTCATTTACGTAAACATAATTGGGCAACAAAATTATCTAGGGATCGTGTTACTGGGAGATAGCAAGTACTCGATGAAACATTCTTCACCaccccatcatcatcatcaacaacaacaatcaatTACGCCTCTATTTCAAACAAGTTGAAGTTGGATATATGAATTTCAATCACTGACAATGTCAATTCATTTAGCTTCATATCAAACAAATATTATACAAAACAAACACTAGAACTTCTTCATATTTTCTACAGGCGTATATATAAATCTCCGAAAATATATAGGCCTTAATCTATGtgtatgtgaatggaaaatggaggaaaaatagtggagggaaagaaagacactaaaatgaaaagtgtactcttattggaaagcttactaaattctcccatattggtgggagaaagaagttTTAAGGTGTTTATACTGTGGAACACTTACTCCATAaaataagtgaggcaagaaccaagaggtgtcTTGTGCTGTTGTTGTTGCTTTGGCTTGTTTGATCAATGAGATCTactttttagacaaaatttatttgaatctagatgaacaagtgaaattttaatccaaaaatctgatGGAATTGTTTTTCTTGATGTGCGGGCACATTTTGTACGCAACACATctcgaagggatgcgacccttcgaggTAAAAGGCACACTGTTTCGCGCTGTTAAGCAATCTGTGCACGCACTTCGAGAACCTGCGGGCGCAGGTGCAGCGCAGTTGCTCACTGGAATTCGGACAGTGTCACCTGCGGCCGCAGATCAGGCGCAGGTCCAGCACAGACTGGGGGCAAGTGACGTGACTGTACTGAATATGTGCCTTTTTGCTGAACCAACGCATCATTTCTGAAAGGACACTTAAAGACCGTAAATATCTGACGTATTCCTCAGGTATTAATATGATTTTTGACAGCATAAACGCTTTTCTATTTTACaaaaaaactctgtgtgatcattaaccgttgagtgagttcgaagaatccagcaatttgaggtaccgctactgttgaattgaaggtcattttatcctgggaggaagattctaTAACCTTGGAtacagtgaggagaattattccttaaggacactctgtgaagtcgggggacttggccttaaaaattttatttcatcttatttctgaaaatcaacatacttcttggaaagattattcttaatcttatgttgaaggtgttaagcaacttcataggtgttcttggtacatgaactagagttgaagttattgtgcctaaatacagattcttatacccgaaaacattaaaaaataacaaatgtatgtcataacatgcctaaaatatggTCTATTTTTAGTAGACCTTCGTGGATTCACCGATATCTCGAAAAAAGGAAGTAAAAAAAAGTCATAGAAGGAAGTGTAGTCATATGCATATGCATGTGGACACCTTTGGCTTAGTATTGCATGGCTAAAGTTGTGCCATTTTGAGCTAATACTTTCTGCTCTCTGTTTACATCACCTTTATGAGAAGTCAATGTGCTTTTCTATAATGCATCTGTGCCCCAATAGCTCATGCTATGTATCAATCCACTCCATATTCACATAATGCTTTTCCATCTTTTCCCAATATCCCCTCATACTACAATATCACAAAATCAAACCCTCCAAAGTGCTATTTAATTGGATTTTGCTTACCTCTTGCAGTACTATTCATCATTCAAGCACAGAGCTTCAACATTTTTATCCTGTGGAAAGGACTCGAGACTCGTCTCAAATACTTGcgcaaaaaagaaaagaagaccTCACATTAAAAGAGGTGAATCTAGAGTTTAAATTTGACTGGTTCAACTTTTAGGAATTGCACTCTAATAAATCTCAATTGTAGAGGCGCATCCGAAAGTCGAAATTCCAACAAGGCTATTCAAAAAATGTAAGAATGCTACACCAAGAACTCAAACATGCCTAAACATTCCACCAGAGATGCACCTAAGCCACCTCTCCACTCATCAATCACAGTATTTTAGCTAACTTGCCTTGATAGACCCCTATTATATTGAAATTATGCCTATCTTTTTTTACTATTGTCAATGAATCTCGTACATATTCTACTATAATTGATGTTAGAAAACTTATATGAATATTATTCTGATATAACTGGTCTTTTCTTTTCATACTAAGAAGTATTACTCTTTACGCCTCTTAATTTTCATGATATTGACCACATTTATAATCCCGTATTTAGCTCTGCCCTTGCACACAAGGGAAAGTCAACTTTTTACAACATCATCAATCctgttttgagtttttttttttcattttcctcaaTGGCCAAAAAGGTACATTTTCCTCAAagacaacttttcctaaaattgaCTTTTCCGTGGTACCAAATATCAAGTTAAAATAAATCTATTAGTGCCCTCTAATCCTCATATTTCGGCTTTCGTcacttttgaaaaatcaattaaTTTTAGTAGGGGAGACAAGAAATGGGCATTGGCCTACAAGTGAAATGAATGTAAGTTCCTTTACTTTTAAGAGGGTTGAAATTTTGTAATAAAAGACATAAAAGTAGAAGTGGAGGGCACTACCGAAAAAGGTTGACAACACAAACAAACAAAAGgagtatttaaattaattttttcactTGAAGTCTGTTAATCATTCATTAGACAAGGgttaaaataatcaaatgttgGTAATGATGGTGTAACTTTAATTGGGAGAAATTTGAGTACAATTATTACGAAAAAAAATTGTCTGTTCTCCACCATGGACCATGGTTCTTAGGTTGCCGCGGAAcctaaaacaaaacaacattagTACTAGTAATTAATGTTGGATTACCAATTAACCACAACATAGTAATCACAATAAACAATCATATAGTAGGAGTAATCTTTTTAACAGACTGTAATATAAAAAGCATACAACGTAGGACACTAGGCATTTCTGTTCTATGTTATGAAGACAATGCCAGTGGCGGAAACACATTGCTTCTACAGGTGTCATCCAACATTCGCTTCGCTgaaattctttattaaaagtacatatacatagaccatggtatttttaaaaattcatacatataGTGAATGctttaacaataaaaaaaattaagttaatatTAGCTTGGGATAAAATTAAAACATGACTCGTGTACTGCCCTGAAGTACAATTTCCATTTTCCACCAAGACTGGTTTTATTTTGCAAACGATTTAATACGAATAGGATATAGCAAAATGCGCTGATCGAAGAAcgaaggattagtctcacggctgccggctgtggagataccttgagaaattaaaaaaaaaaaaaaaaaaaaaataggatataGCAAGTGACAGTGGTGTATAGATATTAAAGCACTAAAACACTGTTGAATATGGCACCTGCTGTTCCTCTACCATGCTTACAAATACTTTTCCTTTTTTGCTTCTCCCCttaatttcttcctttttttcatttACGTTGTTTAGTTACCTGTTGAAACTTATCATTGTTGAAACTTCAAACTCCATTATTCACTTGCCCGAAAATCTTTAATTGATATTTCTAATTATTCTAATCAAAGTTATAGCAAAGATTTTTCACTCGTTGTATGTCACTACTATAtatactttttatcaatttcagtTGCCACTTAACTGTTGAAACGTAACCCTGAGGGGTAGCTCGGCTGGTAAAGGCCTGAGGACAAAGTCCTCAAGTCGTCAGTTCGAGCCCCAGCAGGGCCACTGGAGGCTTTACAAACCGGCCGCATCTCCAGGGCCCCGTCGAATTAACCCGTGATGGACCCACCTTGAAACAGTGGGACCCCGGTGGGTACAGCTAGTCGGGTTCGCAAAGCGACACTCggaaatcacaaaaaaaaaaactattgaaaCACTCATTATCTTTTTGGCAATTATTTATTTGGATGTTATATGATGTTTAGCTTTCTGCTTTAAATTgtagtattttaatttacatttaaAATAAGTTGCTTGTATAGTAGACAAATATAgaacaaaaattttaattcaatacAGTATTTGAGAGGATtatgaatcaaaataataaaattaagacTAATTCATATACTTATCCTAATTCCTAATCATTCAATAAGTCCCAAGCTTACCGGACTGCGCTAGCAaagtaattgaaataaaataaaggttccttattttgtatataatctagcaatatttaaataattattatatttttattatatattgcaATGAAGGtttcattctctttattttatataatttttttgtttcaacTTTATATATTAATATGCCTCTTGAATGTGTACATGATTATATAGGTGTACTTGTGGGTAGTGTATCTTGTGTTTGTTTGTGTGGTTAGTGGGGTGACAGATTGGTTGTGTTTGTTTATGTGGTTAGTGGGATGATAGATTGGTTAGTTATCTTAATCTTGTTGAGTAAGTGTCTTGAATTCAAATCAAGAAGGTTTAACTCGCATTTAAAACTGTAGTTCATAGTCCTCaaaattgtaaaatttaaaatgactaattaaaatatttttaaaaatcaatatacaaaattaaaatgattaaaaaagtAACTACATATAAGGAAATATAAAttcagaaaaataatttttaagataaaaaaatatccttgaaTTGAATATCACCATTTCATATTTTCAACTATTTAATTGAATTTAGACAGTTTCAATTTTCACTTTTGACATTCACATGTGTGTAATTTATGTGTATTtgttaaattcaaatttttaaaattaatatttattgaaCTGGTATGTTTACTTTAATTACtaatatttgaaattgaattttatgTGCAGTTATCTCCTAAACAAATTTGGTGAAAATATGGTTGTACTACTTGTAACttataattttactttattttatttttaaaaaaaaaaatatttttatttgataatttttcttttaatttaaatttaaaataaatttaaagaggaaaagaaagtCCAACATTTGCTTTATAAAgaaatttatatttgattaaaATTCTAAGGTATGTTTTTCTCATCTTGATAATTGAGATAGATAACAGGGCTCTTAATACATGTTATAATTATCCAATTAcagaaacattctttattttatttttttaaagcaataaaaattcaacaaactcaaataaaatagaaaaagaaagagagtagaTAACTTCTGAAAGAACGGTGTTATTTAatgcaatattttaaaaatgacataataTTGCAGCTAAAAAATCAGCCTAGAACCAAGAAAAATTCtcattaaataaatacatatcaatatcaaataaaaatcactTACAGGATCTGAATACTTGGAACACTCAAAATTATTCATCAAAAAACatattaacatcaaaataaaattgcTTGCAGGGTTTAAATTTTTTGAACACAAAAAACTGTCTTCCACCAAGCtacaaaataaaaagtaatgAATTAGTGAGGGAACATTGAGCGAGAGCATGAAAAATCAACATGATAAATGGATCAGTGGGTGTCTTTATTATAGGAACTcaaaagtaagagaaaaaaaatagaataacaaatgatattttaaaaaagaggGGGGGAAATAAATCCTAAGTAGACTAAtctatctatttttattaataatatttgaaaaagtaTATGCAAATAATGCTGAAATCTAAATTCTAATAGAAGTGAGTATATGCAACACCTTCCATAGGAATAGTGATAAGCAACATCAAAGTATCTTCTTAAGAAGAAAAGGAATACCGTAAGGTgacgtttggtagagtgtattaggAAAAATAATGTATGTATTAGTTTTGTGTACTGTTAACACTTTATTTGGTATCATTTTTTAACTTGTGTATAAGTAATACTTGCACTAGTTATACACTCAATTGTATATTAAACTATGTACTAGTTATACCATCATTTTTCTATATATTACTAATGCAAAAGATTTCAATACATGCATTAATTTAGTTAATGACAAAATTACCCTCAAGCCGTATCTCATGCATACTTTGCTGCCTCTTGGCTCTATTCCCCATGAAAATGCAACAATTTTTTTCTCCCGTGTTCTTCTTCTTTCCGGTTAATCAATCATTCATTGTTTGCTTTTCTTCAATAGATTAACACTTCTATCCAACCTATCTCTTTAatcattgatatttattttttctactcCTACTCACaatttaagtataattttttctatatcaaaatcaacaattATATCAATGCAAAACTGCTAGTTGGCGTATTCTCTACACGTGTTCACTGTTTGTCAAAAGGAATTTCTACACCCTATTCTTGCTTCGTTTTGTTATTTACACTTTTTGATATTGCTGTTGTTGGGTTGTGTTGTTCATATTTCTCATATAGCTAGATTTTCATTTTCTACTTAACATCTTGATTGATAAAGGAaggtatttttgtaaattaataatttttttatggaaattatataagaaatattattcctaacacatcaaaccaaacaatatataaaaaataatgtgagTATAACTAGTACCAACattactaatgcaaacattattaatacaccaCCATATTCTGCATTAGTCttatacattctaccaaacgaccccttaagtATCTGAATACTTGCATATACCTGACAGATATGTTCTTCTTAGAAAGCAATTTCTCAAATTTTCATAGTGCACAACTCATATGTATCGCCACTACTTCAGTCCAAAAAAATCCCATCAAATTGATATGAAAACTTCCCAATTTGTTTTCCTCAAAAAACCTAATTCTggttaaattgatttttttaggaaaatttaaCGAATTTTTGAAGATCGAAAAGAAATTGTGGAAAGAAGATTCACTTTTTGAAAAACTAATGGAGAATTTTGCTTTATGATTTGTTTATGAGGGGAAGATAGGTTTTCTTTAAATGAATATATGATACTTGTACCGATTGTAAGTTTGTGAAAGTTTTAAATGGTCAGTTTTCTTTTTAAAACTAAACACTtatttaacaaacaaaaaaatattagttttatttaattatctagtACTGCTTTTTGTGGTGCTGACATGTGGCATTTTTGTctctcttattatatatatattagaggaGCATGGctcgtgtcagcacgggcccaacattaagatatttatttgtcttttcaatcttgatatatttaaataaatttttttaataaaaggatttcatatgttttctaggattcatccggaatctagcatgagttcagtatatgttattttaatacgtatttagataatttaatttgttaactattgtaatttataatattttttatgtaatattcAAATTAATagacgttacttttcttgtccaaattattgtggcattgatagtcaattatattttaaaaataatttaagttttaaattattgtgatttataatactttttttctattctaatttcagtgacactaatataatttcaagagtcgaccaaatattttatatcttttaaattttttaagttgttaattattgtgatttctagtatttttcatgtaatttttttaaaatatataacatattaaattatttttagatattttaagttgttaacaattgtaatttataatattttttatgtaatttttgaataatatatgctactctccttgtccagaattGTGTCGACGAcaaccaattatattttttaaataatttaaattttttatcattgtgatttataatattttttctatctcaacctatgtggcacaatgcttaaatgatcataataattaattaggggtgatatagtaaaatcacgactgaagctgctgaaatagaaatcaatcaattttaaattactttttttgataattattgttatttacagtactttttatttcattttcaaataatatatgttgttttatatcttcttctgtcccgtcccaatttatgtgacactaatataattttgatagtcaatcaaatattttatgttgacatatcattttgttattcttatttttctaatacataaatgacttataataaggagtgatatagtaaaattatcgttcgaaagacgaaaatttaatttaaaacattaagagttaatttcgtattttatgtctattttatttttcattaaatattatttattttcttgatacctagatgactcataataattaattaagagcgattgattatattattactataaaaattaatataattttattatatcctATAGTAATAatcgataattcaccggaatatattaattaaatacgggatgctatatttgcatatgcaaaatatgatattatgaaacattattggatagtgcattatatttatctttcacaataataaaattttactatatatttttctttatttctttttaacttgatacatattgacccaacacaaattctaaaaaaatattcattagaaatttattttattaaattaagtttattaattttgtactttaaaaatttaaagttaagtttaaatattagtatttctatataataaaaaaataattttaaaatttaaatttattaaaataaataaataaataaataaataaaaagattatttttgatataaaagtcaattaaaataataaaattgatttactttaaatatttagttgcaattaattaagataattttttattttgtcatgatttatgctgcatcgataaaattttgagagttgaatagaacttttatctatttttaaaaaagtattttaacttgttaattgttgtga encodes the following:
- the LOC107866116 gene encoding uncharacterized protein LOC107866116 isoform X1: MKSTSKAFVLLVLFLIFVSSGTVEGLGTDVNRIHKFQKKMREIPRKLMGVDAVLDYDYAGPNPRHDPRKRGGNHP
- the LOC107866116 gene encoding uncharacterized protein LOC107866116 isoform X2; this translates as MKSTSKAFVLLVLFLIFVSSGTVEGLGTDVNRIHKFQKMREIPRKLMGVDAVLDYDYAGPNPRHDPRKRGGNHP